The Drosophila teissieri strain GT53w chromosome X, Prin_Dtei_1.1, whole genome shotgun sequence genome has a segment encoding these proteins:
- the LOC122625033 gene encoding sulfite oxidase, mitochondrial has protein sequence MRLVRPSWSGLVRGRQHQHSQYHRRFLLTTASRGSNGEREEQQHSKWSSPGSRSEQLLYAACWAGGLTLGYHWLSDRNNLVLLEGQRVPSEEELEATARQWHVTIRKELPNYRAEQVEQHNCAEKRIWVTYGLGVYDVTDFADNHPGGDKILMAAGSAIDPFWAIYQQHNTLEVLELLEGFRIGNLEGQVVTNADDELGSPWSQEPQRHALLKPASKRPFNAEPPIGLLAEQFYTPNDLFYVRNHLPVPVINPEDYELEIEGGAKETTLTLEGIKALPKHSVTAAIMCGGNRRSEMTKVKAVKGLSWGAGAVGNAKWSGARLCDVLREQGVQPDESKHVIFEGADLDPTSHPYGASIPLAKALDPRGDVILAYEMNDEPLSRDHGFPIRVIVPGTVGARNVKWLTRIVVADKESDSHWQQNDYKGFSPSTDWDTVDFSKSDAIQAMPVTSAICTPQPGARVKVDDDEGHITVRGYAWSGGGRKIVRVDLTNDEGVSWHVAELEQEEIPDGRHYGWSLWTARLPVSEAQRKAGDVEIWAKAVDSAYNVQPEKFEHIWNLRGVLANAYHKVKVKIV, from the exons ATGCGCTTGGTCAGGCCCAGCTGGTCGGGATTGGTGCGCGGCAGGCAGCACCAGCATTCCCAGTATCACCGGCGTTTTCTGCTGACCACCGCCAGTCGCGGGAGCAACGGAGAAagggaggagcagcagcacagcaaaTGGAGTTCACCGGGTAGCAGATCGGAGCAACTGCTCTATGCTGCCTGTTGGGCAGGTGGCCTGACCCTGGGCTACCACTGGCTGAGCGACAGGAATAACCTTGTGCTGCTCGAGGGGCAGAGGGTGCCAAGCGAGGAGGAACTGGAGGCAACGGCCCGACAATGGCACGTGACCATCAGAAAGGAGCTGCCCAACTACAGGGCCGAGCAAGTGGAGCAGCACAACTGCGCCGAGAAACGCATTTGGGTCACCTACGGCCTGGGCGTATACGATGTCACGGACTTTGCCGATAATCATCCTGGTGGCGATAAGATCCTGATGGCCGCCGGCAGTGCCATCGATCCCTTTTGGGCCATCTACCAGCAGCACAATACGCTGGAGGTTCTGGAGCTGCTAGAGGGCTTTCGCATTGGCAATCTGGAGGGTCAGGTGGTGACCAATGCGGACGATGAGCTGGGCTCACCGTGGTCGCAGGAGCCGCAGCGCCATGCCCTGCTCAAGCCGGCCTCCAAGAGACCCTTCAACGCTGAGCCGCCCATTGGCCTGCTGGCCGAGCAGTTTTACACACCCAACGATCTGTTCTATGTGCGCAACCACCTGCCAGTGCCAGTGATCAATCCGGAGGATTACGAGCTGGAGATCGAGGGTGGTGCCAAAGAGACGACCCTCACTCTGGAGGGGATCAAGGCTCTGCCCAAGCACTCGGTGACGGCGGCCATCATGTGCGGTGGCAATCGGCGCTCCGAGATGACGAAAGTCAAGGCCGTAAAGG GACTTTCGTGGGGAGCTGGTGCAGTGGGCAATGCCAAGTGGTCCGGAGCTCGACTGTGCGACGTTCTGAGGGAGCAGGGAGTGCAGCCGGACGAGAGCAAGCATGTGATCTTTGAGGGTGCCGACCTGGATCCCACTTCCCACCCGTACGGAGCGTCGATACCACTCGCCAAGGCACTGGATCCTCGGGGGGATGTCATCCTGGCCTACGAGATGAACGATGAGCCGCTGAGCAGAGATCACGGCTTTCCCATTCGCGTAATCGTGCCCGGCACAGTGGGCGCCCGCAACGTTAAGTGGTTAACGCGAATCGTGGTGGCGGATAAGGAATCGGACTCCCACTGGCAGCAGAACGACTACAAGGGCTTTAGCCCTAGCACCGACTGGGACACGGTGGACTTCAGCAAGTCGGATGCCATTCAGGCCATGCCGGTGACCTCGGCCATCTGCACGCCACAGCCAGGAGCCAGGGTGAAGGTGGACGACGATGAGGGTCACATTACGGTGAGGGGATACGCGTGGAGCGGCGGCGGCCGGAAAATCGTGAGGGTGGACCTGACCAACGATGAGGGTGTAAGCTGGCACGTGGCCgaactggagcaggaggagataCCCGATGGCAGACACTACGGCTGGTCCCTGTGGACCGCTCGTCTGCCCGTTTCCGAGGCCCAACGGAAGGCCGGTGACGTGGAGATCTGGGCCAAGGCCGTGGACTCGGCGTACAATGTGCAGCCGGAGAAATTCGAGCACATCTGGAATCTGCGTGGCGTTTTGGCCAACGCGTATCACAAAGTCAAAGTGAAGATTGTGTGA